The Pseudanabaena galeata CCNP1313 genome includes a region encoding these proteins:
- a CDS encoding allophanate hydrolase-related protein, translated as MQMIDFAVNGTLMRGLELNGNLQKVGAVFVREDVTAPIYRLWTIADRHPAMLRVSENGQAIALEIWSVTPDALGAILLSEPAGLCIGKIILSDGQEVLGVLGEPFLCEGQKEITSYGGWRAYTAS; from the coding sequence ATGCAGATGATTGATTTTGCCGTAAATGGAACTTTAATGCGAGGACTAGAGTTAAATGGTAACTTGCAGAAGGTTGGGGCAGTATTTGTAAGAGAAGATGTAACAGCACCTATATATCGGCTTTGGACGATCGCCGATCGCCATCCTGCGATGCTACGAGTTAGCGAAAATGGACAAGCGATCGCCTTAGAGATCTGGTCAGTTACTCCCGATGCTTTGGGTGCAATTTTATTGTCTGAGCCTGCTGGTTTATGTATTGGCAAAATTATTTTGTCTGATGGACAAGAGGTTTTGGGTGTTCTTGGCGAACCATTTTTATGTGAAGGACAAAAGGAAATTACTTCCTATGGTGGCTGGCGAGCTTACACCGCAAGTTAA
- a CDS encoding phosphoribosyltransferase-like protein — MTNQREALLQSITTTIADYRQGEIPTINPSHVNRWVTQFDKFGCDDNAQMVILEQIDRILKTYYISHEKAQVFIHRALISERLLGAEPAKKLPNTKFLKIQTKGSSQNDLLSICDSLLQRLYGIEIKDCGRSPIAYIYFDDCLYSGNRVRRDIISWLPKAIHGTTLHIIFFAHHTEGFEYSKRKIEEQAHLRNISVHFWKWYEFHNSRRIPSRFDCFWSHEISGDQFVDQYIHAVNNQRLQKSNQSFPPLFRPNNMPTQDSIFSSPAAREVIEYAFLKAGAYIVSLPRSPNSSMRPLGYDYLESLGFGAILITYRNIANNCPLALWWGDPSKAYPLSAWYPLFPRTVNITPIPELEEF; from the coding sequence ATGACTAACCAGCGTGAAGCTTTACTCCAATCAATCACAACAACAATCGCTGATTATCGACAGGGCGAGATCCCCACTATTAATCCAAGTCATGTGAATAGATGGGTAACTCAGTTTGACAAGTTTGGTTGTGACGACAATGCTCAAATGGTGATCCTTGAGCAGATAGATCGTATTCTGAAAACCTACTATATTTCCCATGAAAAGGCTCAAGTCTTTATTCATAGAGCGTTAATTTCCGAAAGACTACTTGGGGCAGAGCCTGCCAAAAAATTGCCAAATACAAAATTTCTGAAAATCCAAACAAAAGGTAGTAGTCAAAACGATTTATTGAGCATTTGCGATTCGCTTCTTCAAAGACTATATGGAATTGAGATTAAAGACTGTGGTAGAAGTCCAATTGCTTATATTTATTTTGATGATTGCTTATATTCTGGCAATAGGGTGCGACGTGACATTATTTCTTGGTTGCCAAAAGCCATACATGGAACAACTTTACACATAATATTTTTTGCACATCATACAGAAGGGTTTGAGTATTCAAAAAGAAAAATTGAGGAGCAAGCACATCTAAGAAATATTTCAGTACATTTTTGGAAATGGTATGAATTTCACAACTCACGACGGATTCCGTCAAGATTTGATTGCTTCTGGTCTCATGAAATCTCTGGTGATCAATTTGTCGATCAATATATTCATGCAGTAAATAATCAGCGACTTCAAAAGTCTAATCAATCTTTCCCGCCTTTATTTCGTCCTAATAATATGCCAACTCAGGACAGTATTTTTTCTTCACCTGCTGCCCGTGAAGTGATTGAGTACGCATTCTTGAAGGCTGGCGCATACATTGTTTCACTACCTAGAAGCCCGAACAGTAGTATGCGACCATTAGGATATGACTATTTGGAGTCTTTAGGATTTGGGGCAATTCTGATAACATATCGTAATATCGCAAATAACTGCCCACTGGCATTATGGTGGGGTGATCCCAGTAAAGCTTACCCATTAAGTGCTTGGTATCCCCTGTTTCCTCGGACAGTTAACATCACGCCAATTCCTGAATTGGAGGAGTTTTGA
- a CDS encoding CocE/NonD family hydrolase — MPPKLTSFHSQVNVQRQVKIPMRDRINLTADIYRPKNVDTPLPVLLMRLPYGRAIASSCTYAHPSWYASQGYIVVIQDVRGCGTSEGEFYPFVSEYDDGFDTVEWCAKELEGSSGKVGMYGFSYQGVTQFQAAVQQPEGLVTICPTMATADLYHGWFYFGGALCLDFDLGWALQLAQNRAWYLKKEPQATNLFAAQKQFSKWLETVPLSEIELFKNESFGDFGQFFFDWIGNQQADDQYWQQLNPLSYFDRYDLPALHIAGWADIFIEATINTYHQAKSATTKPQHLVVAPWQHMPWLPKVGEIDFGEAAVSKIDQLQVDWFDFWLKGIENGICDRAPVQMFFMGKNHWLDLPEFPKDTRTKVFYLSSQKQLSDHPPIINHQLPDIYVYDPRNPNPATPYGFYDQRHVHHRWDALVYESAELDEEIAIAGIPEFILYAATTAPDTDWVIKLLDIYPDGKQMLVSMGVLRAKFRKSWTEPEWIESDVVNEYRIKLRPTCQNFAQGHRIGVAITSSAFPAIERHSNTQKLPSEATVCDFVEATQQIFHGAEYPSCLQLPVF, encoded by the coding sequence ATGCCTCCTAAATTAACTTCATTCCATTCTCAAGTTAATGTTCAGCGTCAAGTCAAGATCCCCATGCGTGATCGCATTAACTTGACGGCTGACATTTATCGACCCAAAAATGTTGACACGCCTTTGCCCGTGCTATTGATGCGCTTGCCCTATGGTCGAGCGATCGCTTCTAGTTGTACCTATGCTCATCCTAGTTGGTATGCCAGCCAAGGCTATATTGTCGTGATCCAAGATGTGCGTGGTTGTGGCACTTCTGAGGGTGAATTCTATCCATTTGTTAGCGAATATGATGATGGATTTGACACAGTGGAATGGTGTGCAAAGGAACTAGAAGGCAGTAGTGGCAAGGTAGGAATGTATGGATTTTCCTATCAGGGGGTAACCCAATTCCAAGCTGCTGTGCAACAGCCTGAAGGACTAGTTACAATCTGTCCGACTATGGCAACGGCGGACTTGTATCACGGTTGGTTTTATTTTGGTGGTGCGCTTTGTCTGGACTTTGACTTAGGCTGGGCTTTACAGCTAGCTCAAAATCGAGCATGGTATTTAAAAAAAGAACCACAAGCAACCAACCTGTTTGCAGCCCAAAAGCAGTTCTCTAAATGGTTAGAGACAGTGCCATTAAGTGAAATAGAATTATTTAAGAATGAGTCTTTTGGAGATTTTGGTCAATTCTTTTTTGATTGGATTGGGAATCAGCAAGCTGATGATCAATATTGGCAACAGCTAAATCCTCTCAGTTATTTTGATCGCTATGATTTACCTGCTTTACACATTGCGGGATGGGCAGATATTTTTATTGAGGCGACGATTAACACCTATCACCAAGCGAAATCCGCAACTACGAAACCGCAGCATTTAGTAGTTGCACCTTGGCAGCATATGCCTTGGCTACCGAAAGTCGGTGAGATTGATTTTGGTGAAGCGGCTGTTTCTAAAATTGATCAATTGCAAGTGGATTGGTTTGATTTTTGGTTAAAAGGAATTGAGAATGGAATCTGCGATCGCGCTCCCGTTCAAATGTTTTTTATGGGCAAAAATCACTGGCTAGATTTACCAGAATTCCCAAAAGATACTCGCACAAAAGTATTCTATCTCTCTTCCCAAAAACAACTAAGCGACCACCCCCCAATCATCAATCATCAATTACCCGATATCTACGTCTACGATCCGCGTAATCCCAATCCTGCTACACCCTATGGATTCTATGATCAGCGTCATGTGCATCATCGTTGGGATGCATTGGTTTATGAGAGTGCAGAACTGGATGAAGAGATAGCGATCGCAGGTATTCCCGAATTTATTCTTTATGCGGCTACTACTGCTCCTGATACGGATTGGGTGATTAAGCTCTTAGATATTTATCCCGATGGTAAGCAAATGCTAGTGTCGATGGGTGTTTTACGCGCTAAGTTCCGTAAATCATGGACTGAGCCTGAATGGATTGAATCTGATGTGGTGAATGAATATCGGATTAAGTTGCGTCCCACCTGTCAGAATTTTGCTCAAGGGCATCGGATTGGTGTTGCGATCACAAGTTCGGCTTTTCCTGCGATCGAGCGACATTCAAATACACAAAAGTTGCCGTCAGAGGCAACAGTCTGTGACTTTGTAGAGGCAACACAGCAAATTTTTCATGGTGCGGAATATCCTTCTTGTTTGCAGTTGCCAGTTTTTTAG
- the dnaA gene encoding chromosomal replication initiator protein DnaA produces MSVDISLETLWNQVLELLESQLSRPTYEGWIKTVVADELTADRLTIRTPSIFAKNWLHKYYVQNITDAVTEILGYPVEIHIEAAPSSEPPTGQPELNLNLDGAEISQDGMLETAIAAEAVHAMAAAIPTTLNNAQSPQSSDSNGHVPRPSNLNAKYNFNRFVVGSTNRMAHAAALAVSESPGREFNPLFLCGGVGLGKTHLMQAIAHYRLEIEPKARIAYVSTEQFTNDLISAIRKDSMQRFRELYREIDMLIVDDIQFIEGKEYTQEEFFHTFNTLYETGKQIVLASDRPPAQIPRLQERLCSRFSMGLIADIQVPDLETRMAILQKKAEYDHLKIPADVLHYIAASYTSNIRELEGALVRTVAYISISGLPMTVENVAPVLNPPKEPVEVSAEMVLSVVTEMLNIDLADLLGNSRRREISQARQYVMYLMRQHTNLSLPKIGEAVGGKDHTTVMYSCEKVAQLQSTDGDIAQLLRQLSDRIYLVAQTKN; encoded by the coding sequence ATGTCTGTTGATATTTCCTTAGAAACTCTCTGGAATCAAGTTCTCGAACTGCTTGAAAGCCAACTTAGCCGTCCAACCTATGAAGGATGGATTAAGACAGTTGTGGCTGATGAGCTTACGGCTGATCGCTTGACTATTCGCACGCCTTCAATTTTTGCTAAAAATTGGCTGCATAAATATTATGTTCAAAATATTACGGATGCAGTCACGGAAATCCTTGGCTATCCTGTAGAAATTCATATTGAGGCGGCTCCAAGTAGTGAACCACCTACGGGTCAACCTGAGCTAAATCTTAATCTTGATGGTGCTGAGATTAGTCAAGATGGGATGTTGGAAACCGCGATCGCTGCTGAGGCAGTTCACGCCATGGCGGCGGCAATTCCTACCACGCTCAATAATGCCCAAAGTCCTCAGTCATCAGATAGCAATGGTCACGTACCACGTCCTAGCAACCTCAATGCTAAATACAATTTCAATCGTTTTGTAGTTGGTTCCACCAATCGCATGGCTCATGCGGCGGCGCTTGCCGTGTCCGAGTCCCCTGGGCGTGAATTTAATCCTTTGTTTTTATGCGGTGGTGTGGGCTTAGGCAAGACCCACCTAATGCAAGCGATCGCCCATTACCGTCTAGAAATCGAACCGAAAGCAAGAATCGCCTATGTATCGACAGAGCAGTTCACCAACGATCTAATTTCGGCAATTCGCAAAGATAGTATGCAGAGATTTCGGGAACTGTATCGCGAGATCGATATGTTGATAGTTGATGACATTCAATTTATCGAGGGTAAGGAATACACTCAGGAGGAGTTTTTCCATACTTTTAATACGCTTTACGAAACTGGTAAACAAATCGTATTAGCCAGCGATCGCCCACCTGCTCAGATTCCGCGTTTGCAAGAACGACTTTGTTCACGGTTCTCCATGGGATTGATTGCAGATATTCAAGTTCCCGATTTGGAGACACGCATGGCAATCTTGCAAAAGAAAGCTGAATACGATCATCTCAAAATCCCTGCCGATGTCCTCCATTACATCGCCGCTAGCTATACTTCCAACATTCGCGAATTGGAAGGAGCGTTAGTGCGAACTGTTGCTTATATCTCGATTTCGGGATTGCCAATGACAGTAGAAAATGTCGCACCAGTTCTCAATCCTCCCAAAGAACCTGTAGAAGTATCTGCCGAGATGGTTTTGAGCGTAGTTACGGAAATGCTGAATATAGATCTAGCCGATCTGTTAGGAAATTCACGACGCAGAGAAATCAGCCAAGCCCGTCAGTATGTGATGTATCTCATGCGTCAACACACGAATCTCAGCTTGCCCAAAATTGGTGAAGCGGTAGGCGGCAAAGACCATACAACGGTGATGTATAGTTGCGAAAAGGTCGCTCAGTTGCAATCAACTGATGGTGATATCGCGCAGTTGTTGAGGCAGTTAAGCGATCGCATCTACCTCGTTGCTCAAACTAAAAATTAA
- a CDS encoding ISKra4 family transposase: protein MSAKLISVEGTKVKIELTIELSESMLDSEGNIQEGLNEAGCIAAKEAMKHLDTDGSAIKLGEKTWRTKGEEEKAYQTPYGEVVVARHVYQSAGGGKTYCPMERNARIVVTSTPKFAKQISSKMANGVAREVQRDLRDNHGREVAVSYIQRLSEAVGSIVQAKEESDNYEPPEIDVKIESVGIGLDGTCMLMCEDGWREAMVGTISLYDSEGERQHTIYLGATPEYGRKRFLERLEREIRQTKDRYPNATYVGIADGAESNWKFLNEHTEEQILDFYHASGYLGILAEVLHPKQIPEQKEWLKNSCHQLKHEIGSAEKFYNQMVLAMTENKLTETMREKLQASITYFNNHLWQMDYAQFQQKTYPIGSGVTEAACKTLIKQRLCCSGMRWKDKGASIILSLRALVLTSTRWEQFWDNLNQYGFPAAV, encoded by the coding sequence ATGTCGGCAAAGTTAATAAGTGTAGAAGGCACAAAAGTAAAAATCGAACTTACAATTGAATTGAGTGAATCGATGTTAGATAGTGAAGGTAATATTCAAGAAGGATTGAACGAAGCAGGGTGTATAGCAGCTAAGGAAGCAATGAAACATTTAGATACAGATGGTTCAGCAATAAAGCTAGGAGAGAAAACATGGCGAACAAAGGGAGAGGAAGAGAAAGCATATCAAACTCCTTACGGCGAGGTAGTAGTAGCAAGGCATGTATATCAAAGTGCGGGTGGGGGAAAAACTTATTGCCCCATGGAAAGAAACGCACGAATAGTTGTGACATCAACACCAAAGTTCGCCAAACAAATATCATCGAAAATGGCTAATGGGGTAGCAAGAGAAGTACAACGAGATTTGCGTGATAATCATGGGCGTGAGGTAGCAGTATCCTATATTCAGAGATTGAGCGAAGCGGTTGGCAGCATTGTGCAAGCAAAAGAAGAAAGTGACAATTATGAGCCGCCAGAGATAGATGTCAAGATTGAATCGGTTGGTATAGGGTTAGATGGAACCTGTATGCTGATGTGTGAAGATGGCTGGCGAGAAGCTATGGTAGGGACGATATCATTATATGATAGTGAAGGAGAACGTCAGCACACGATCTATCTGGGAGCAACACCAGAATATGGTAGGAAGCGATTTTTAGAACGATTAGAGCGAGAAATCAGACAAACAAAAGATCGATATCCTAATGCAACCTATGTAGGAATTGCTGATGGAGCCGAATCCAACTGGAAATTCTTAAATGAACACACAGAAGAGCAGATCCTCGATTTTTATCATGCTTCAGGTTATTTGGGAATACTAGCCGAAGTTCTACATCCTAAGCAAATTCCCGAACAAAAAGAATGGCTTAAAAATAGTTGTCATCAACTCAAACATGAAATCGGAAGTGCCGAAAAATTCTACAACCAGATGGTACTGGCGATGACTGAAAATAAGCTAACCGAAACCATGAGGGAAAAGCTCCAAGCTTCGATTACTTACTTTAACAATCATTTGTGGCAAATGGACTATGCTCAATTCCAACAGAAAACCTATCCGATTGGCTCTGGTGTGACCGAAGCTGCTTGCAAGACTTTAATAAAGCAACGATTATGTTGCTCTGGGATGCGTTGGAAGGACAAGGGGGCGAGCATAATTTTGAGTTTAAGAGCTTTAGTTTTAACTTCTACTCGTTGGGAGCAATTCTGGGACAATCTCAATCAGTATGGGTTTCCTGCTGCTGTCTAA
- a CDS encoding NADAR family protein: protein MLAVAKLPESRTYNRLECITFRKTAEKFGGLSNMAGGYLLNVNGVKILTSEALYQACRFPHLPEVQRLIIAERSPMTAKMKSKPYRDNSRVDWDIVRTKVMRWCLQVKLVQNWEKFSELLLETGDLPIVEDSRKDDFWGAKPEDEEILTGANVLGRLLMQVREQIKTGEITSETIVKPLPIQNFLLYGQEISSVSANSEYHLDNYRDLLDFNKVNNQPDSEVVLPDAPMLESDFNGKNSINSHVSAEPIESEHQKYDASQIMMPYIIGSLKTERTDKELVKIFENTDLKIMRKWLDRAVELGKVRKLSKPVRYIAESQLTLIN, encoded by the coding sequence ATGCTAGCAGTAGCAAAGCTTCCTGAATCAAGAACATACAATAGGCTAGAATGCATTACTTTTCGTAAGACTGCTGAAAAATTCGGTGGGTTGTCTAACATGGCAGGTGGATACCTGTTAAATGTTAACGGAGTCAAGATTTTGACCTCTGAGGCACTCTATCAAGCTTGTCGTTTCCCTCATCTACCTGAAGTCCAAAGACTAATCATTGCTGAACGGAGTCCCATGACAGCAAAAATGAAAAGCAAGCCTTACCGAGATAATTCTCGTGTTGACTGGGATATAGTCCGAACAAAAGTAATGCGTTGGTGTTTGCAGGTAAAACTTGTTCAAAATTGGGAGAAATTTAGTGAGCTTCTACTAGAGACAGGAGATTTGCCAATTGTTGAAGATTCAAGGAAAGATGATTTTTGGGGTGCTAAACCAGAGGACGAAGAAATTCTTACTGGTGCTAATGTGCTTGGACGTTTGTTAATGCAAGTAAGAGAACAAATAAAGACTGGAGAAATTACTTCCGAAACAATTGTAAAGCCTCTTCCAATTCAAAATTTTTTGTTGTATGGACAAGAAATTAGCTCAGTTTCAGCAAATAGTGAATATCATCTAGACAATTACAGGGATTTACTGGACTTTAACAAGGTAAATAACCAACCTGATTCAGAAGTCGTTTTGCCAGATGCTCCTATGCTTGAGTCTGATTTTAACGGAAAAAATAGCATAAATAGCCATGTGAGTGCTGAGCCTATTGAATCCGAACACCAAAAATATGATGCTTCTCAAATTATGATGCCATACATAATAGGTAGCTTGAAAACCGAACGCACCGATAAAGAGTTAGTTAAGATTTTCGAGAACACTGATTTGAAGATAATGCGTAAGTGGTTAGATCGAGCGGTTGAGCTTGGTAAAGTTAGAAAACTTTCTAAACCAGTTCGGTACATTGCAGAATCTCAATTAACTTTAATCAATTAG
- a CDS encoding glycoside hydrolase family 10 protein — MKYKRNLSKINKFNLLAIASISILNSAFAVKAIAGSLPDKILWGKPTCDVSKAEILRKHELRKSALVINPSNTNAQSQYQAIVQKHKSELQACRDRSKPQTQATWVRLYPNDVKSGVLEDVFDKMVNRGYNQVFVEVFYDGRVLLPVADNPTPWRSVMEEAVKAGEVPADYDLWQRAIEIGRERGLKVYGWSFAMNFGYGYSEIRGKAGALALNGKGENSIANTNFNRNLVSNGRAFYEDAYEVDHLFVDPYSAIAKADLTAAVNALIKRNPDGMVFDYVRYPTNSTGELINNVKQLWIHGQSSRSALLNSIDNKNVRELMALYLKNGDITADDVIQTEKKMAEAINVQPTNIKNPRETAANTKRLLWNIATNHAHRGVINFVNTVTLPLQQSNMPIGTVFFPNGNRAEAGRFDPKMQPWDRFPKSMERHPMTYALCADGQCVAEQVAEVVRQSAPETLVCPILAGTWGQGFDGHPSFEIQTRAILARQPKINCISHFVYSWMEPESDRLRKFGKATGLEPATIPN; from the coding sequence ATGAAATACAAAAGAAATCTAAGCAAGATCAATAAATTTAATTTGTTGGCGATCGCCTCTATTAGCATCTTAAACTCAGCTTTTGCAGTAAAAGCGATCGCGGGATCTTTACCAGATAAAATTCTGTGGGGCAAGCCTACCTGTGATGTGAGCAAGGCGGAAATTTTGCGAAAACATGAATTACGAAAATCAGCTTTAGTCATAAATCCTAGTAACACTAATGCTCAATCGCAATATCAGGCTATTGTCCAAAAACATAAGTCAGAATTACAAGCCTGTCGCGATCGCAGCAAACCCCAAACGCAAGCCACTTGGGTAAGGCTATATCCCAATGATGTTAAGTCAGGCGTTTTGGAGGATGTTTTCGACAAAATGGTAAATCGTGGCTATAACCAAGTTTTTGTCGAAGTCTTTTATGATGGGCGCGTCTTGCTCCCTGTAGCCGATAATCCGACACCTTGGCGATCGGTAATGGAGGAAGCAGTCAAAGCAGGAGAAGTGCCTGCGGATTACGATCTATGGCAAAGAGCGATCGAGATTGGCAGAGAACGAGGACTCAAGGTTTATGGTTGGTCATTTGCAATGAATTTTGGCTATGGCTATAGCGAAATCAGGGGGAAAGCGGGGGCTTTGGCTCTGAATGGTAAAGGGGAAAATAGTATTGCCAATACCAATTTCAATCGCAACTTGGTTAGCAATGGACGTGCTTTTTATGAAGATGCCTATGAAGTTGATCACTTATTTGTCGATCCCTACAGTGCGATCGCTAAAGCCGATCTGACAGCCGCTGTCAATGCTTTGATCAAACGCAATCCTGACGGGATGGTATTTGACTATGTGCGCTATCCCACTAATTCCACGGGTGAATTGATTAATAACGTCAAACAACTTTGGATTCATGGACAATCTTCGCGATCGGCTTTGCTCAATAGCATTGACAATAAAAATGTGCGTGAGCTAATGGCTCTCTATCTCAAAAATGGAGATATCACGGCTGATGATGTGATTCAGACTGAGAAAAAAATGGCGGAAGCGATCAATGTGCAACCGACTAACATTAAAAATCCTAGAGAAACTGCGGCGAACACAAAAAGGCTGCTCTGGAATATTGCTACTAATCACGCTCATCGAGGGGTGATTAATTTTGTGAATACAGTTACTCTTCCCCTCCAGCAAAGTAATATGCCGATTGGCACGGTGTTCTTTCCTAATGGCAATCGTGCTGAGGCAGGTCGGTTCGATCCGAAAATGCAGCCATGGGATCGGTTCCCTAAGTCCATGGAACGTCATCCAATGACCTATGCACTTTGTGCTGATGGTCAATGTGTTGCGGAACAAGTGGCTGAGGTTGTCCGCCAATCTGCCCCTGAGACTTTAGTTTGTCCAATCTTAGCGGGGACTTGGGGACAGGGATTTGATGGACATCCTAGCTTTGAGATTCAAACGCGAGCTATCCTTGCTAGACAACCAAAGATTAATTGCATCAGTCACTTTGTCTATTCATGGATGGAACCTGAAAGCGATCGCCTTCGCAAATTTGGAAAAGCTACAGGCTTAGAACCAGCAACTATCCCCAACTAA
- the corA gene encoding magnesium/cobalt transporter CorA yields the protein MLHNPARFKPSPIEDDSEENDEELEFYDFNEPEPGSPPGTLIIDEDATIPNIFLIDYNADEALGIQLATPEECFPYLDSQSVSWVDVQGLGSEEVLKRLGKVFKLHELVLEDIVNIPQRPKVESFEEQELIILHMVTSREDGRGFYDEQVSLILGKNYILTVQEEPENDVFEPIRQRIHRNRGVIRSQKADYLAYCLIDAIVDGFFPVLEDYGERLEDLQDEVVENPTRQTLDKIHKIKRELLLLRRAIWPQRDAINSLIREESPLIDREVRVFLRDCYDHTVQVMDMVETYRELAANLMDIYLSSLSNSTNEIMRFLTVISTVFIPLTFVSGVYGMNFDTESPWNMPELKMPLGYPFFWLLIMSISGGLLFYFWKKGWLFSPK from the coding sequence ATGCTTCACAACCCCGCCAGATTTAAGCCTAGCCCTATCGAAGATGATTCTGAAGAAAATGATGAAGAATTAGAGTTTTATGACTTCAATGAACCCGAACCAGGTAGTCCACCAGGAACGCTGATCATTGATGAAGATGCGACTATTCCCAATATCTTCTTGATTGATTACAATGCCGATGAAGCTCTAGGCATTCAGCTTGCTACGCCAGAAGAATGCTTTCCTTATCTAGATAGCCAATCAGTCTCATGGGTCGATGTGCAAGGCTTGGGTTCTGAAGAAGTCTTAAAACGTTTAGGCAAAGTGTTTAAATTACATGAGTTAGTCCTTGAAGATATTGTCAATATTCCTCAACGCCCCAAGGTTGAGAGCTTTGAGGAACAGGAATTGATCATTCTACATATGGTGACGAGTCGTGAAGATGGTCGGGGTTTTTATGATGAGCAGGTAAGTTTAATCTTAGGCAAAAACTACATCCTTACCGTCCAAGAAGAACCTGAAAACGACGTGTTTGAGCCAATTCGTCAGCGGATTCATCGCAATCGTGGGGTAATCCGATCGCAAAAGGCTGATTATCTTGCCTATTGTTTGATTGATGCGATCGTTGATGGATTTTTCCCTGTGCTAGAGGACTACGGCGAACGTCTCGAAGATTTACAGGATGAGGTGGTGGAAAATCCCACCCGCCAAACTCTCGATAAAATCCATAAAATCAAGCGTGAACTTTTGTTGCTCCGTCGTGCAATTTGGCCGCAGCGTGACGCAATTAATTCTCTAATTCGCGAAGAAAGCCCTTTGATTGATCGCGAGGTAAGGGTTTTCTTGAGAGACTGCTATGACCACACGGTACAGGTAATGGACATGGTTGAGACCTATCGCGAACTTGCCGCCAACTTGATGGATATTTACCTATCATCTTTGAGCAATAGCACCAACGAGATCATGCGCTTCTTGACTGTCATCTCAACGGTATTTATTCCTCTTACTTTCGTGTCGGGAGTCTATGGAATGAACTTTGATACAGAGAGTCCATGGAATATGCCCGAATTAAAGATGCCGTTGGGATATCCGTTCTTTTGGCTGTTGATTATGTCTATTTCTGGCGGATTGCTATTTTACTTTTGGAAAAAAGGCTGGCTATTCAGTCCAAAATAA